A single genomic interval of Aegicerativicinus sediminis harbors:
- a CDS encoding DUF6090 family protein — translation MQNNTSKYLKYAIGEIFLVVIGILIALQINNLNEQRKINTQEKKLLAELANNLDENLTLFEEFITIQTERIHLADSILNHFKNNTATESLSKIFSPLIWNDNLNLSFSTFETIKTIGFDLIKNDQIRRDIIELFEVTYPVRLNAITNTGSSTQNIYNEWYFKYGHVRDRIFNSTQYRGDENYQSIENLIRFRSGWKSSMIANCIRDMEETKALKQNIENYLEESE, via the coding sequence ATGCAAAACAATACATCTAAGTACCTAAAATATGCCATTGGCGAGATTTTCTTGGTAGTTATTGGGATTTTAATCGCCTTACAAATAAATAACCTAAATGAGCAGAGAAAAATTAATACCCAAGAAAAAAAATTGCTTGCCGAGTTAGCTAATAATTTAGATGAAAACTTAACCCTATTTGAAGAGTTTATTACCATTCAAACTGAAAGAATTCATCTTGCCGATAGCATTCTAAATCATTTTAAAAATAATACTGCAACGGAGTCATTGAGTAAAATTTTTTCTCCTCTAATTTGGAATGATAATTTAAATCTGTCTTTTTCAACATTCGAAACCATTAAAACTATTGGCTTTGATCTTATTAAAAATGACCAGATTAGGCGTGACATCATCGAACTATTTGAAGTTACTTATCCAGTCAGGTTAAATGCAATAACAAATACAGGGTCTAGCACTCAAAACATATACAATGAATGGTATTTTAAATATGGTCATGTTAGAGACAGAATTTTTAATTCCACCCAGTATAGAGGTGACGAAAACTACCAATCTATTGAAAATCTTATTCGATTTAGGAGTGGATGGAAGTCATCTATGATTGCTAATTGCATACGTGATATGGAGGAAACAAAAGCATTAAAACAGAATATTGAAAATTATTTAGAAGAAAGTGAATAA
- a CDS encoding NAD-dependent epimerase/dehydratase family protein — protein sequence MKNSRRKFLGMGLAAGLTPLLRANPLNLLAVTESTEKLRILILGGTSFLGPHQIAYALERGHKVTIFTRGKTVPKFHKKLFSKVEKLVGDREDNLEALKNRTWDVVLDNSGRKAKWTEDTAKILKDKVSLYLYTSSISVYYPYTGTDFSETRSMVTEIPKNADENEKANYEFGVMKANSELAAIRNFGANRTILVRPTLIVGPGDTTDRFPYWVARIEKGGNIIIPGKADEVVQYIDVRDLAAFMIHLAENKITGAFNASGPGFAMTTAAFVHGIHASFNSPVNYIQIDDLEFLRENGIIAIQPWVIQLPEYMGMSKSDNSKAIAAGLTFRPLSKTVEATKEWWYSEAVSQDRRDSILNNENSFIQKEEQILEKWRSRKN from the coding sequence ATGAAAAACAGCAGACGAAAATTCCTGGGAATGGGACTTGCCGCAGGTCTCACACCTCTACTAAGAGCCAATCCACTTAACTTACTTGCAGTAACTGAAAGTACCGAGAAACTAAGAATACTTATTCTGGGTGGTACCAGTTTCCTTGGCCCACATCAAATAGCCTATGCTTTAGAACGAGGTCATAAAGTAACCATATTCACAAGGGGTAAAACAGTACCGAAGTTCCATAAAAAACTATTTTCAAAAGTTGAAAAATTGGTTGGCGATAGGGAGGATAATTTGGAAGCGCTGAAAAACAGAACCTGGGATGTAGTCCTAGACAATTCAGGTCGTAAGGCTAAATGGACTGAGGATACTGCAAAGATTTTAAAGGATAAAGTCTCCTTATATCTCTATACCTCTTCCATCAGTGTTTATTATCCATATACGGGTACTGATTTCTCCGAAACCAGATCAATGGTGACTGAAATTCCAAAAAATGCAGATGAAAATGAAAAGGCGAACTACGAATTTGGGGTAATGAAAGCCAATTCTGAATTGGCTGCCATCCGAAACTTTGGGGCTAACAGAACCATCCTTGTAAGGCCAACACTCATTGTAGGACCTGGTGATACAACGGACAGGTTTCCGTATTGGGTGGCCAGAATCGAAAAGGGTGGCAATATCATCATTCCGGGAAAAGCAGATGAAGTAGTCCAATATATTGACGTGAGGGACTTGGCGGCATTTATGATTCATTTGGCTGAAAACAAAATAACCGGTGCATTTAATGCTTCCGGACCAGGGTTTGCCATGACAACTGCGGCCTTTGTTCATGGCATTCATGCTAGCTTTAATTCACCCGTGAATTATATTCAAATTGATGATCTTGAATTTTTAAGGGAGAATGGAATCATAGCCATTCAACCATGGGTGATTCAGTTACCAGAATATATGGGAATGTCTAAGAGTGATAACAGCAAGGCCATTGCGGCTGGACTAACGTTTAGACCGTTATCTAAAACTGTTGAGGCGACCAAAGAATGGTGGTATTCTGAAGCAGTATCCCAAGATCGACGTGATTCTATTTTAAACAATGAAAATTCCTTTATTCAAAAGGAAGAACAAATTTTGGAAAAATGGCGATCTAGAAAAAACTAA
- a CDS encoding DUF6090 family protein, which translates to MENKTSKYLKYAIGEIFLVVIGILIALQINNWNEQRKERNREQAILKNLQNEFKANINNVNEAYSSFYEAYEASLLLLEIISTDEAINPVLVEQLIDDIINKTKSLDIITGSIDEMLNTGSFNLIRNPDLRKQLSNWSFYKTDTEDDIVIYRDYLFDFFIPSLTNKVQLRNMKIPDFFEDNLQLTKISKSNFKIDYNKTIRTIEFENQVYNNALNYMYALNSYVVFKNYLENTVKLIEANIK; encoded by the coding sequence ATGGAAAACAAGACATCCAAATACCTGAAATATGCCATTGGTGAAATTTTCCTAGTTGTGATTGGAATTTTAATCGCACTACAAATAAATAATTGGAATGAGCAACGTAAGGAAAGAAATCGAGAACAGGCTATTTTGAAGAACCTTCAAAACGAGTTCAAGGCAAATATCAACAATGTGAATGAAGCCTACAGCAGTTTTTATGAAGCTTATGAAGCCTCTTTACTTCTCCTGGAAATTATTAGTACTGATGAGGCAATTAATCCTGTATTGGTGGAGCAATTAATCGACGATATCATCAACAAAACGAAATCGCTTGATATCATCACCGGCTCAATTGATGAAATGCTCAATACTGGTTCTTTCAACTTGATCAGAAATCCCGATTTGAGAAAACAATTGTCTAATTGGTCGTTCTATAAAACCGATACGGAAGATGACATTGTTATTTATAGAGACTATTTATTCGACTTCTTTATTCCTTCATTAACCAATAAAGTTCAGTTGAGGAATATGAAAATTCCTGATTTTTTTGAGGACAACCTACAGTTAACCAAAATTTCAAAGTCTAATTTCAAAATTGATTATAACAAGACTATCAGGACGATCGAATTTGAAAATCAAGTTTATAATAATGCCTTAAATTATATGTATGCACTTAATTCATATGTCGTGTTCAAAAACTATTTAGAGAATACTGTAAAACTTATCGAAGCCAATATTAAATGA
- a CDS encoding DUF6090 family protein: protein MENKTSKYLKYAIGEIFLVVIGILIALQINNWNEDRIVRLEEQKILNQLKNEYQQNLEQLDEKIYMRDKMTLASTGILHYIDNPEEYIKDSLLYYMFRLTQEPTFDPIQNDLVVSGKLRIIKNDSLAMMLSNWTSDAYQVQELERSWQEIRRDFILPLFMTKDFARSTVSYLLTNGYTPDHALDDDVSLVYNIEMNELDLLKSLKDNTIDFQSAASTCILYNKIINSQSYALRNRIIKILNLIDSEIIND from the coding sequence ATGGAAAACAAAACCTCCAAATACCTTAAATATGCAATTGGCGAAATTTTCCTAGTTGTCATTGGGATTTTAATCGCACTACAAATAAATAATTGGAATGAAGACCGCATAGTGCGCTTAGAAGAACAAAAAATATTGAACCAATTAAAAAATGAATACCAACAGAATCTGGAACAATTAGATGAAAAAATCTATATGCGCGATAAAATGACCCTAGCAAGCACTGGTATTCTACACTATATCGACAACCCCGAAGAATATATTAAGGATAGTCTCTTGTATTATATGTTTAGACTAACTCAAGAACCCACTTTCGATCCTATACAGAACGACTTGGTAGTTTCTGGTAAATTAAGAATAATTAAAAATGATAGCTTGGCAATGATGCTTTCAAATTGGACCTCAGATGCTTATCAGGTACAAGAGTTGGAACGTAGTTGGCAAGAAATACGCAGGGATTTTATTTTGCCCCTCTTTATGACAAAAGATTTTGCGAGAAGTACAGTGTCTTACCTTCTTACAAATGGTTACACCCCAGATCATGCCTTAGATGATGATGTTTCCTTAGTTTATAACATTGAAATGAATGAGTTGGACCTTCTTAAGTCCTTAAAAGATAATACGATCGATTTTCAAAGTGCCGCCAGCACCTGTATTCTGTACAATAAAATTATCAACAGTCAGTCTTACGCCCTAAGAAACCGAATTATTAAAATTTTGAACCTGATAGATTCAGAAATTATAAATGATTAA
- a CDS encoding DUF6090 family protein, with the protein MENKTSKYLKYAVGEIVLVVIGILIALQINNWNEVKKLEAKTQEYYGQLLDDLNKDVSFAHQIIGKFNNYLNDLTTYTNSYYQNSVLTPEEAYKQISELPVLSTSFTFNSSTIETLQNSGDISLIPSEIRNRLIDLKRQQELTIIRANYTNEGKNAIIQNLNPLLGSTTLIDRLKHQPKMKEFLKIDENLREVLLVYEGVHRWKSVSEQESVSNFQDMLKEIDTIMRLINTELKE; encoded by the coding sequence ATGGAAAACAAAACATCTAAATATTTAAAGTATGCCGTTGGTGAAATTGTATTAGTGGTGATCGGGATATTGATTGCTCTTCAAATAAACAATTGGAATGAAGTAAAGAAGTTAGAAGCAAAAACGCAAGAGTACTATGGGCAGTTATTAGACGATTTAAACAAGGATGTCAGTTTTGCGCATCAAATTATTGGAAAATTTAACAACTACTTAAATGATCTTACGACCTATACCAATTCATATTATCAAAATTCTGTACTTACACCTGAAGAGGCCTATAAACAAATCTCTGAGCTTCCGGTCTTATCCACCTCATTTACGTTCAACTCTAGTACTATAGAAACACTCCAAAACAGTGGTGATATCAGTCTAATTCCATCAGAAATAAGAAACCGATTAATCGATTTAAAACGTCAACAAGAGCTCACAATTATTAGGGCCAATTATACAAACGAAGGCAAAAACGCCATCATTCAAAACTTAAACCCTTTGCTAGGGTCCACAACCTTGATCGATAGGCTTAAGCATCAGCCAAAAATGAAAGAATTTTTGAAAATAGATGAAAATTTGAGAGAGGTACTTTTGGTCTATGAGGGAGTACATCGATGGAAGAGTGTGTCCGAACAAGAATCCGTATCTAATTTTCAAGATATGCTAAAGGAAATTGACACCATTATGAGGTTAATTAATACAGAATTAAAAGAATAA
- a CDS encoding DUF6090 family protein, which translates to MENKTSKYIKYAVGEIVLVVIGILIALQINNWNESRKANLLQNKLLTELSKSLEGNCNVMVQDSLKRVSWNTSSDIIISFIEHDGIYSDSLNLHFQNARKPGTNLALSSAGYEGLKNAGFNIVSSDILRNNIIELFELSQKSLLEEMTYFESFQPDRQTLIDELFSYDELKFDPNQPFDIPLIPHDHNALKYDTTYLSMIKSVKVQRSIIGVLLNKNLKESQRVLRLIKQELE; encoded by the coding sequence ATGGAAAATAAAACTTCCAAATACATAAAATATGCCGTTGGAGAAATTGTCTTAGTTGTCATTGGTATTTTGATTGCTTTACAAATCAATAATTGGAATGAAAGCAGAAAAGCCAATCTACTCCAAAATAAATTGCTAACCGAACTGTCAAAATCGTTGGAGGGCAATTGCAATGTCATGGTCCAAGATTCCTTAAAGAGAGTTTCATGGAATACCTCTAGCGATATAATAATATCGTTCATAGAACATGATGGAATCTATTCCGATTCTTTGAACCTACATTTCCAAAATGCTCGAAAACCAGGGACAAACCTAGCCTTATCCTCGGCAGGATATGAAGGTTTAAAAAATGCAGGTTTCAACATAGTTTCCTCAGATATTTTAAGAAACAATATCATAGAATTGTTTGAATTATCGCAGAAGAGTTTACTCGAGGAAATGACTTACTTTGAATCATTTCAACCAGATCGACAAACCCTGATTGACGAACTTTTCAGTTATGACGAATTGAAATTTGATCCCAACCAACCATTCGACATTCCCTTAATACCACATGATCATAATGCTTTAAAATACGATACAACCTATTTATCAATGATAAAGTCCGTGAAAGTACAGCGAAGTATTATTGGCGTTCTTCTAAATAAGAATTTAAAGGAGTCCCAAAGAGTGCTTCGCTTGATTAAACAAGAATTAGAATGA
- a CDS encoding DUF6090 family protein, with amino-acid sequence MEDKNAKYLKYAIGEIVLVVIGILIALQINNWNEHRKNQITKQVYLKSLIAELKTNLETYINVQNGYDNRIASFDHLFNTINTVDANKDSIKSAFNKAATFIGITMMNKTAFDELINSQNFQVFEKDLRDKILNYYNELHDKIERINIELDELRELRLEMYKSMDIAYESGYKNKENVEISDWKSNPDSPQFLKATNFFASRKNMLRYTRKMFDDLSVESEKLIAEFEKHLKN; translated from the coding sequence ATGGAAGACAAAAACGCTAAATATTTAAAATATGCTATAGGTGAAATAGTCTTAGTTGTTATTGGGATTTTAATCGCTCTACAAATTAACAATTGGAATGAGCATCGCAAAAATCAAATTACAAAACAGGTCTATCTTAAAAGTCTGATAGCTGAATTAAAAACTAATCTTGAAACATACATTAACGTACAAAACGGTTATGACAATCGCATTGCTTCATTTGACCATTTGTTTAATACAATAAACACAGTAGATGCTAACAAAGACAGTATTAAGTCAGCATTTAATAAGGCAGCGACATTTATTGGAATTACGATGATGAATAAAACTGCGTTTGATGAATTAATAAATTCCCAAAATTTTCAAGTTTTCGAAAAAGATCTTCGAGACAAAATATTGAACTATTACAATGAATTACATGATAAGATTGAAAGAATAAATATAGAGCTAGACGAACTTCGGGAATTAAGATTAGAGATGTATAAAAGTATGGATATTGCTTATGAATCTGGTTACAAAAACAAGGAAAACGTGGAAATAAGTGATTGGAAATCCAATCCTGATTCACCTCAATTTTTAAAAGCTACCAATTTTTTTGCAAGTCGAAAAAATATGCTTAGATATACTAGAAAGATGTTTGATGACTTAAGTGTAGAATCTGAAAAATTGATTGCTGAATTTGAAAAACACCTCAAGAATTAA
- a CDS encoding DUF6090 family protein, translating to MENKTSKYLKYAIGEIFLVVIGILIALQINNLNEERKEFNKSKIYRNKIINDLIADTLNVNNLIKFCSEMEMEGEHYFSYFNQGNIEVDKLIDSSNQVNLDFMRYFPVNYTYLDMQSSGNSNLLNDKQKHALFELFETQDQIQIIIEKSIVRTLNQMDLRDKVLGYPDDFYTKIGLVVSKEEKAKWLLHQHLNFSTRLGMYGYIIRFGKTIKEQSKEAILLLKDNSDL from the coding sequence ATGGAAAATAAAACCTCCAAATATTTAAAATACGCCATTGGTGAAATTTTTCTGGTTGTTATAGGGATTTTGATTGCTCTTCAAATCAACAATTTGAATGAAGAACGAAAAGAATTTAATAAATCTAAGATCTATCGTAACAAGATTATTAATGATCTAATTGCCGACACTTTAAACGTAAATAATTTAATCAAATTTTGCAGTGAGATGGAAATGGAAGGAGAACATTATTTTTCCTATTTCAATCAAGGAAATATTGAAGTTGATAAATTAATTGATAGTTCAAATCAGGTGAATTTGGATTTTATGAGATATTTCCCTGTAAACTATACCTATTTGGACATGCAATCTTCAGGTAATTCCAATTTACTGAATGATAAGCAGAAACATGCACTGTTTGAGCTGTTTGAAACCCAAGATCAAATACAAATAATAATTGAAAAAAGCATTGTAAGAACTCTAAATCAAATGGATTTAAGGGATAAGGTTTTAGGATATCCTGATGATTTCTATACCAAAATTGGCCTAGTTGTAAGCAAAGAGGAAAAAGCAAAATGGTTGTTACACCAACATTTAAATTTTAGCACCAGACTTGGAATGTATGGTTATATCATACGATTTGGTAAAACTATAAAAGAACAGTCTAAGGAAGCTATTTTATTATTAAAAGATAATTCGGATTTATGA
- a CDS encoding DUF6090 family protein: MENKTSRYLKYAIGEIVLVVIGILLALQINIWNQERKRKQLEHVLLEQLKSEVLTVYGDMYTDYNVLSQGRNSHFNIMDYLDGKIDYNDSLAFDFHFVTQDEYIYPKEAVYSRIKEEGLDIIENDTIRNLVQSLFESLFPRLSKGNSFTPDITETFNSYYLEHFKLNSDYTFQYNKVYDNDTVSGRIFRDEDKYPITFEENGVKRYYTMGYLPLDNQSLREDHKFRQLLYQTFRYRNYKQSRYRSAKEVIKMLTQLIDKELDIQHD; this comes from the coding sequence ATGGAAAACAAAACTTCTCGCTATTTAAAATATGCAATTGGTGAAATAGTATTGGTTGTAATAGGAATTTTATTAGCCTTACAAATCAATATCTGGAACCAAGAGCGAAAACGCAAACAATTGGAACATGTATTACTTGAACAGCTAAAATCGGAAGTTCTTACAGTTTACGGAGATATGTATACAGATTATAATGTTTTGAGCCAAGGTCGAAACAGTCATTTTAATATAATGGATTATTTAGATGGTAAAATTGATTACAATGATAGCCTGGCTTTTGACTTTCATTTCGTAACCCAAGATGAATATATTTATCCAAAGGAAGCGGTATATAGCAGAATAAAAGAAGAAGGTCTGGATATTATTGAAAACGACACCATACGTAACCTAGTACAATCTTTATTTGAATCTCTTTTTCCACGCTTAAGCAAGGGCAATAGCTTTACACCGGATATTACAGAGACCTTCAACTCTTATTATTTAGAACATTTTAAACTTAATAGCGATTATACATTTCAATACAATAAGGTTTATGACAATGATACTGTGAGCGGAAGAATATTTCGGGATGAAGATAAGTATCCAATAACATTCGAAGAAAATGGCGTTAAAAGATATTATACGATGGGCTATTTACCATTAGATAATCAGTCGCTTAGAGAAGACCATAAATTTAGGCAGTTGCTTTACCAAACATTTCGTTATCGTAATTACAAACAATCGCGCTACAGGTCGGCTAAAGAGGTTATTAAAATGCTTACTCAACTAATCGACAAAGAATTAGATATACAGCATGATTAA
- a CDS encoding DUF6090 family protein yields the protein MMKFFKNIRQSLIMENKTSRYLKYAIGEIVLVVVGILIALQINNWNEHRKENAFEAKMLIELQNGLSQNIQQLNRAVRVNKGAITSCEVILQHLENNLPYNDSLDIHFSKSLEWFYPSINNASYESLKEYGMQLIKNDSIKDGLRGAYDIQWLTILSNRQELYFYNTVSPALSTLFESYDFRGPMHPINYDALKTNNTYKHILRTLIANRKAQIFYFGGFANSRKNLMEMIDKEIKKSK from the coding sequence ATGATGAAATTCTTTAAAAATATACGTCAATCGTTAATCATGGAAAACAAAACTTCTCGCTATTTAAAATATGCAATTGGTGAAATTGTACTCGTAGTTGTAGGTATTTTAATAGCCTTACAAATTAACAATTGGAATGAGCATCGAAAAGAAAATGCTTTTGAAGCCAAAATGCTTATCGAATTACAAAACGGACTTTCTCAAAATATCCAGCAACTAAATAGGGCCGTTAGAGTAAATAAAGGAGCTATCACTTCTTGCGAAGTAATATTACAACACCTAGAAAATAATTTACCATATAATGATTCTCTCGATATTCATTTCTCGAAATCACTAGAGTGGTTCTATCCTTCTATTAATAACGCCTCTTATGAAAGCTTGAAGGAATATGGAATGCAATTAATTAAAAATGATTCTATAAAAGATGGGTTGAGAGGTGCATACGATATACAATGGTTGACAATTTTAAGCAATCGGCAAGAATTATATTTTTATAATACAGTCTCTCCTGCTTTGTCAACTTTGTTTGAGTCCTATGATTTTCGTGGTCCTATGCATCCAATAAACTATGATGCTTTAAAAACAAACAACACTTACAAACATATTTTAAGGACCCTGATTGCCAATAGAAAAGCCCAAATATTCTATTTTGGAGGATTTGCTAATAGCAGAAAAAACCTGATGGAAATGATAGATAAAGAAATAAAAAAATCAAAATGA
- a CDS encoding DUF6090 family protein, which translates to MENKTSKYLKYAIGEIILVVIGILIALQINNWNEDRKDIKRESGLLTYALETLKTDSLSIDSIITRTDRILKVHENLIRLSKKEILPKAVGNIDLIRASEPNVLITKKNSPNLPNEVKKLELKKVILDYFLATEWLEYTILNNNAIIEQSVRPFLAEKKLLNYGNQIQTDLTRLNLINDEKFFEAFKEDDIQQILFEAGLKLNIMRMNAQRTLEKNYNVQMAVKSYLKQND; encoded by the coding sequence ATGGAAAACAAAACATCCAAATACCTTAAATATGCCATTGGTGAAATTATTCTTGTTGTCATTGGAATTTTGATTGCGCTTCAAATAAATAATTGGAATGAAGATCGAAAGGATATTAAGAGGGAAAGCGGATTATTAACTTATGCTTTGGAAACTTTAAAAACAGACTCTCTCAGTATAGACAGCATAATTACAAGAACTGATAGGATTTTGAAGGTGCACGAGAACCTTATAAGGCTATCTAAAAAAGAAATTCTCCCAAAAGCTGTTGGCAATATAGATTTAATTAGAGCTTCAGAACCTAATGTACTTATAACAAAGAAAAATAGCCCGAATTTACCAAATGAAGTAAAGAAACTAGAGCTAAAAAAAGTGATTTTGGATTATTTTCTTGCCACCGAGTGGCTAGAATATACGATTCTAAATAATAATGCAATTATAGAACAATCGGTTAGGCCCTTCTTGGCTGAGAAAAAATTATTGAATTATGGAAACCAAATTCAAACAGATTTAACCCGATTGAATCTAATAAACGATGAGAAGTTTTTTGAGGCCTTTAAAGAGGACGACATACAACAAATTTTATTTGAGGCGGGTTTGAAGTTAAATATTATGAGAATGAATGCCCAACGAACATTAGAGAAGAATTACAATGTGCAAATGGCAGTAAAATCTTACCTAAAACAGAATGATTAA
- a CDS encoding DUF6090 family protein: MENKNAKYLKYAIGEIVLVVIGILIALQVNNWNENRKILKQEKATIANLKFEFEKNLADLEGHIKIIQSIISAGNTLLEHTGPNYENGTLKNVDSLISLTQRMSIWDPSLYTLSDIKNSGKLSNLSNEELKVYLIEWESFYSNLLDWGDFYTQRGTTYFEYLVENANYRNLNSNRSAQLRSSKFEGSNQKLLRMVSFENSLTDCVFRNNFILGFYKEAKVKLTTIIDLCETYEE, encoded by the coding sequence ATGGAAAACAAAAACGCTAAATATTTAAAATATGCCATAGGTGAAATAGTACTCGTTGTCATCGGTATTTTAATCGCTTTGCAGGTTAATAATTGGAACGAGAATAGAAAAATTCTAAAACAGGAAAAGGCGACAATTGCCAACCTTAAATTCGAATTTGAAAAGAACCTTGCAGATCTTGAAGGCCATATTAAAATCATCCAAAGTATCATTTCGGCCGGTAATACCTTATTAGAACATACTGGTCCCAATTATGAAAATGGCACCCTAAAAAATGTGGATAGTTTAATTAGTCTTACCCAGAGAATGTCCATTTGGGATCCAAGTCTTTACACCTTAAGTGATATTAAGAATTCCGGAAAATTATCCAATCTCTCCAATGAAGAATTAAAAGTCTATTTAATTGAGTGGGAAAGTTTTTATAGTAATTTATTGGATTGGGGAGATTTTTACACACAACGGGGAACAACTTATTTTGAATATTTAGTGGAAAATGCGAATTACAGAAACCTTAATTCAAATAGGTCAGCGCAATTACGCTCATCTAAATTCGAAGGATCTAATCAAAAATTACTAAGGATGGTTTCATTCGAAAATAGTTTAACAGATTGTGTATTTAGAAATAACTTTATTCTTGGCTTCTATAAAGAAGCTAAGGTTAAACTAACAACAATTATTGACCTGTGTGAAACCTACGAAGAGTAA
- a CDS encoding DUF6090 family protein translates to MIKFFRHIRQNLIIENKTSKYLKYAVGEIVLVVIGILIALQINNWNEERKQNKQEIIFLQNLRDDLITQIESQDIYISFESIIIKNPKDIMLHYELNKGFKNMDSIYPKLNDLSVRWTFVNSNTTLLELINSGDINIISNKSLKKELIEFNEIVKRFASNTINNNTNLIDNYIVPNIINNSDYAATGYSKEMKEQFQKYFPMGFLQLDQFNHKELVDANLNEPNKRLMMINNVVFRSGMASMQKSGNETLKEKAVQLKNLINEELNRR, encoded by the coding sequence ATGATAAAATTCTTTCGTCATATCCGTCAAAACCTAATTATTGAAAACAAAACATCTAAATATCTAAAGTATGCCGTTGGCGAAATTGTATTAGTGGTGATCGGGATATTGATTGCTCTTCAAATAAACAATTGGAATGAAGAAAGAAAGCAAAACAAACAAGAGATTATTTTTCTTCAAAATTTAAGGGATGACTTAATCACCCAAATCGAATCACAGGATATCTACATCAGTTTTGAATCTATTATTATTAAAAACCCCAAAGACATAATGTTGCATTATGAGCTTAATAAAGGGTTTAAAAACATGGATAGCATTTATCCAAAATTGAATGACTTAAGCGTTAGGTGGACATTTGTAAATTCCAACACTACTCTTCTAGAACTTATAAACTCAGGTGACATAAACATAATTAGCAACAAATCCTTAAAAAAAGAGCTCATTGAGTTTAATGAAATTGTAAAACGATTTGCCAGCAATACCATTAACAATAACACCAATTTAATTGACAATTATATAGTTCCAAATATTATCAACAACAGTGATTATGCTGCAACAGGCTATTCAAAGGAAATGAAAGAACAATTTCAAAAATACTTCCCAATGGGTTTTTTGCAATTGGATCAATTCAATCACAAGGAACTCGTTGATGCTAATTTAAACGAACCAAACAAAAGGCTTATGATGATAAACAATGTTGTTTTTAGAAGTGGCATGGCTAGTATGCAAAAAAGTGGCAATGAGACTCTAAAAGAAAAAGCAGTGCAACTGAAAAACCTTATCAATGAGGAATTAAATCGAAGATAA
- a CDS encoding DUF6090 family protein produces the protein MENKTSKYLKYAIGEIFLVVIGIIIALQINNWNEQRKLKFDEQEALVNIKEDFTYNKKLLLDVINESEETMQSSLVMLNYTGKKPKPEREQYFDSLVNKVITSPYYYPRNGFLDDLINSGNLSIFRSVDLRNRLSSWKPLIDRVQARYVGLRDYQDGLINYIIEHGSWLNADAMMTFERDIEFPESGFDVDNRTMLLDLKFENMIENNAIYLDNYRGELINAQKLLDSILALIDGQMGTTQ, from the coding sequence ATGGAAAACAAAACCTCCAAGTATCTTAAATACGCCATTGGGGAAATTTTTCTGGTAGTAATAGGAATTATTATCGCCTTACAAATCAACAATTGGAATGAACAAAGAAAGTTAAAGTTTGATGAACAGGAAGCCTTGGTAAACATTAAAGAGGATTTCACATATAACAAAAAATTGTTACTTGATGTGATAAACGAGTCGGAAGAAACCATGCAATCGAGTTTGGTTATGCTTAATTATACCGGCAAAAAGCCTAAACCAGAAAGGGAACAATATTTTGACAGTTTAGTGAACAAAGTGATCACCTCGCCCTACTATTATCCAAGAAATGGGTTTTTGGATGACCTTATCAATTCAGGTAACTTGAGTATATTCAGAAGTGTTGATTTAAGAAATAGACTTTCTTCATGGAAACCTTTGATTGATAGGGTTCAAGCGAGATACGTTGGTTTAAGGGATTATCAGGATGGTCTTATCAATTACATTATTGAACATGGAAGTTGGCTAAACGCAGATGCCATGATGACGTTTGAAAGAGACATCGAGTTCCCTGAGTCGGGTTTCGATGTTGATAACCGAACAATGTTGTTGGATTTGAAGTTCGAAAATATGATTGAAAATAATGCCATTTATTTAGACAATTACAGGGGTGAACTTATAAATGCCCAGAAATTATTGGATAGCATACTTGCATTAATTGATGGACAAATGGGCACAACCCAATGA